A section of the Catalinimonas alkaloidigena genome encodes:
- a CDS encoding glycoside hydrolase family protein encodes MTSRRDFLASLSVLTGASLVGWPQGVRAQPSADFLHGFVDRLRPVGRALELEGWYVWCNSPIEGPDGKTHVFFSRWREEKGMGGWLNGCEIARAVADSPEGPFTYVETVLSPRPGAWDATTCHNPHIRQIGDQYCLLYMGNANGKTNTKRVGMALASSLEGPWRRPDQPLLDAGPTGAWDDHCTTNPSLIQHPNGQYWLYYKSWNTADYENEQGRIRGNRKYGVAVADRLEGPYTRYEGNPVVDFSGRGNNTQLEDAFVWRQGKTWYMLARDMGYFNHEVGILMESADGLHWSAPVVAFRPLSTYVQEPPAPPHLHRYGRVERPQLLFRNGKPAYLFTAAQGGKYRTASSFIFRLA; translated from the coding sequence ATGACGTCCCGTCGTGACTTTCTGGCTTCCCTCAGCGTGCTGACCGGCGCGAGTCTCGTGGGCTGGCCGCAGGGCGTGCGTGCGCAACCCTCTGCCGATTTCCTTCACGGGTTCGTAGATCGGCTGCGCCCCGTCGGGCGGGCCCTGGAGCTGGAAGGCTGGTACGTCTGGTGCAACAGCCCCATCGAAGGGCCCGACGGCAAAACCCATGTCTTTTTCTCGCGCTGGCGCGAAGAGAAAGGCATGGGTGGCTGGCTCAACGGCTGCGAAATTGCCCGCGCCGTCGCTGACTCGCCCGAAGGGCCTTTTACCTACGTCGAGACGGTGCTGTCGCCGCGACCGGGGGCGTGGGACGCGACGACCTGCCACAATCCGCACATCCGCCAGATCGGTGACCAGTATTGTCTACTCTACATGGGCAATGCGAACGGCAAAACGAACACCAAGCGGGTCGGCATGGCGCTGGCCTCCTCGCTCGAAGGACCGTGGCGGCGGCCGGACCAACCGCTGCTGGACGCGGGGCCGACCGGTGCGTGGGACGACCACTGCACCACCAACCCGTCGCTGATTCAACATCCGAATGGGCAGTACTGGCTCTACTACAAATCGTGGAACACGGCCGACTACGAAAATGAACAAGGGCGCATCCGGGGCAACCGGAAGTATGGCGTGGCCGTAGCCGATCGCCTCGAAGGACCCTACACTCGATACGAGGGCAATCCGGTAGTCGACTTTTCGGGACGCGGCAACAACACGCAACTGGAAGATGCCTTTGTGTGGCGGCAGGGGAAAACGTGGTACATGCTGGCCCGCGACATGGGGTACTTCAACCACGAAGTCGGCATCCTGATGGAATCCGCCGACGGCCTGCACTGGTCCGCCCCGGTGGTGGCGTTTCGCCCGCTGTCGACCTACGTGCAGGAGCCGCCCGCGCCGCCGCATCTGCACCGTTACGGGCGTGTCGAGCGGCCCCAGCTCTTGTTCCGCAACGGCAAGCCGGCCTACCTGTTTACGGCCGCCCAGGGCGGGAAGTACAGGACCGCCTCTTCGTTTATTTTCCGCCTTGCCTGA
- a CDS encoding glycoside hydrolase family 105 protein — translation MRKSIVVCLLLCVAGHIRAQNASHTEAVVRKIADRIVSNAQYTFVSETDGKVYASTKDIPKNVEVKFASPLQEWHYSNGVLNLAMVNLGRYLHEQKYLDYAAKHVAFGFENYAFFQKRFKHDRPHHRYPFGQLWTMDELDDFGAMGASVLEVYQTVKKPEYKAYVEKAGNHILNERLRMQDGTLVRAFPHENTLWADDLYMSVPFLVRMGKETGDTKYFDDAVKQVLNFSKYLWDEEHELNWHCYYTDLERNGVAHWGRCNGWIMLAQVHLLDNLPPDHPQRQAIIDNLERQIVGVARYQNGNGVWHQVLDRPDSYEESSATAMFVYGVAAAVNRGWIHPSYATIAVEGWKGLEKLMITDDGQMKAICVGTGIRDDMPFYYNRPTSMNEKHGLGPLLDAGVEILKLERGVLAKK, via the coding sequence ATGAGAAAATCCATTGTTGTCTGCCTGCTGCTGTGCGTGGCAGGACACATACGTGCGCAGAACGCCAGCCACACCGAAGCCGTGGTCCGGAAAATCGCGGACCGGATCGTCAGCAACGCACAGTATACGTTCGTTTCAGAAACGGATGGTAAAGTCTACGCCTCGACCAAAGACATTCCCAAGAATGTGGAGGTCAAATTCGCCTCGCCGTTGCAGGAGTGGCACTACTCCAACGGTGTGCTGAACCTGGCGATGGTCAACCTGGGGCGCTACCTCCACGAGCAGAAATACCTTGACTACGCGGCCAAACACGTCGCCTTCGGATTCGAGAACTACGCGTTTTTCCAGAAACGTTTTAAGCACGACCGGCCCCACCACCGCTATCCATTCGGACAGCTCTGGACGATGGACGAACTGGACGATTTCGGAGCGATGGGTGCGAGTGTGTTGGAAGTCTACCAGACGGTAAAAAAGCCGGAATACAAAGCCTACGTCGAGAAGGCAGGCAATCACATTCTGAACGAGCGCTTGCGGATGCAGGACGGAACGCTGGTGCGCGCGTTTCCGCACGAAAACACGCTGTGGGCCGACGACTTGTACATGAGCGTGCCATTTCTGGTGCGGATGGGCAAGGAAACGGGCGATACCAAGTACTTCGACGATGCGGTGAAGCAGGTCCTGAACTTCAGCAAGTACCTCTGGGACGAAGAACACGAACTGAACTGGCACTGCTACTACACCGACCTGGAACGAAACGGCGTGGCGCACTGGGGGCGCTGCAACGGCTGGATCATGCTGGCGCAGGTTCATCTGCTCGACAACCTTCCGCCCGACCATCCGCAGCGGCAGGCAATCATCGACAACCTGGAACGGCAGATTGTGGGCGTGGCGCGCTACCAGAATGGCAACGGCGTCTGGCATCAGGTGCTGGACCGCCCCGACTCGTACGAAGAATCGTCGGCCACGGCCATGTTCGTCTACGGGGTGGCGGCGGCCGTCAACCGGGGGTGGATTCATCCGTCCTATGCCACCATTGCCGTGGAAGGATGGAAGGGACTGGAAAAACTGATGATCACGGACGACGGCCAAATGAAGGCTATTTGTGTGGGAACCGGCATTCGCGACGACATGCCGTTCTACTACAACCGTCCTACCTCGATGAACGAAAAGCACGGCCTCGGCCCGTTGCTTGATGCCGGGGTGGAAATCCTGAAGTTGGAGCGAGGTGTCCTCGCCAAGAAATAA
- a CDS encoding glycosyl hydrolase has translation MRNFIRLAGFLCLLGGSPSGWAQSTSDGWPERTATHRPWTRWWWMGNAVDPANLDTLLTRYAAAGFGGVEVTPIYGAMGYEDRYLPYLSPTWMDALRFSAQKAEAVGMRLDMNLGTGWPFGGPQIQPEHAASQLVMQTYDVRGGKKWTHSLQVDDPKQRELGATLQAVVAYGDGGEVVDLTDQVSDAGQLTWKPKRGQWKVYAAFAGHTRQQVKRAAPGGEGYTMNHFSEEALQTYLHRFDTAFGAQPPNVRAYFNDSYEVYNADWSPNLLDAFRQRRGYDLALHLRELVSDDSTETLARLKSDYRETLSELLLENFTRPWTGWIHGKGGLSKNQAHGSPGNLLDLYGAVDIPECETFGSSYFPIPGLRRDSADVRNVDPDPIFLKFASSPAHVLGKPLVSCEAFTWLAEHFKVAPSQCKPEVEQTFLAGVNHVFYHGTTYSPLVGDQAAPWPGWLFYASTNFAPSNSWWPQVQGLNQYIARCQSVLQAGRPDNELLVYWPIYDVWHDAHGMEYQIGVHDVDEWLHPTPFYQLARQLTDRGYSLDFASDLQLEQARVVNGNVRVADGGGDYAVLVLPKSEHLPVETFEQAMRLAREGATVVLQALPQEVPGLHQLDERRQQLQQRVRELSFTAGTNGVQEAQVGEGRVVLTAQVESTLPTLGLNRETLTDLGLKFIRRKIDGGTYYYVVNHTPDAVNQVVTLTTAAQAVTMLDPQSGAYGTVPVQTGGQGTQVRLQLAPGEAMILRTADQPRGDAPVWAYVTETGTAQPLNGPWTLRFTEGGPEQPKDQSLSSLMSWTELNDPDAGRFSGCAEYSTTFEWSPEEGVDDYRLQLGNVRESARVWLNGEEVGVLWSLPFQARVGPFLKKGTNTLKIEVCNLMANRIRDMDRRGVEWKKYHEINFVNINYKSFDASDWAPQPSGLLGPVTLQPLRHTPNHP, from the coding sequence ATGCGCAACTTTATACGACTGGCAGGCTTCCTGTGTCTCCTCGGGGGGAGTCCATCGGGCTGGGCACAGTCAACCTCCGACGGATGGCCGGAACGCACCGCTACCCACCGGCCGTGGACCCGCTGGTGGTGGATGGGCAACGCCGTCGACCCGGCGAACCTCGATACACTGCTGACGCGCTACGCTGCGGCGGGTTTCGGGGGCGTGGAAGTAACCCCGATTTACGGCGCCATGGGCTACGAAGACCGCTACCTGCCGTACCTGTCGCCCACGTGGATGGACGCCCTCCGCTTTTCGGCGCAAAAGGCCGAGGCAGTAGGGATGCGCCTGGACATGAACCTGGGAACGGGCTGGCCGTTTGGCGGCCCGCAGATCCAACCCGAACACGCCGCGTCGCAACTGGTGATGCAGACCTACGACGTGCGGGGCGGCAAGAAATGGACACACAGTTTGCAGGTCGATGACCCGAAGCAGCGTGAGTTGGGGGCTACGTTGCAAGCGGTCGTGGCCTACGGCGACGGAGGCGAAGTGGTGGACCTGACCGATCAGGTGAGTGACGCCGGCCAACTGACCTGGAAACCAAAACGGGGCCAGTGGAAGGTCTACGCTGCGTTTGCCGGACACACGCGGCAACAGGTGAAACGGGCCGCGCCGGGGGGCGAAGGCTACACGATGAACCATTTTTCGGAAGAGGCGCTACAGACCTACCTCCACCGTTTCGATACGGCGTTCGGTGCGCAGCCTCCGAACGTGCGGGCCTACTTCAACGACAGCTACGAAGTGTACAACGCCGACTGGTCGCCGAATCTGCTGGACGCGTTCCGGCAGCGGCGGGGCTACGACCTGGCGCTGCACCTGCGCGAACTGGTGAGCGACGACAGCACGGAGACGCTTGCCCGCCTCAAAAGCGACTACCGCGAGACCCTCAGTGAACTTCTGCTCGAAAACTTTACCCGCCCCTGGACCGGGTGGATTCACGGCAAAGGGGGCCTTTCGAAAAACCAGGCGCACGGCTCGCCCGGCAACCTGCTCGACCTCTACGGTGCGGTCGACATTCCCGAGTGTGAAACGTTCGGGTCCAGCTACTTTCCCATTCCCGGCCTGCGCCGCGATTCGGCCGACGTGCGCAACGTCGATCCCGATCCCATTTTTCTGAAATTCGCCTCGTCGCCGGCGCACGTGCTGGGCAAGCCGCTCGTCTCGTGCGAGGCCTTCACCTGGCTGGCCGAGCACTTCAAGGTCGCGCCTTCGCAGTGCAAACCCGAGGTGGAACAGACCTTTCTGGCGGGCGTCAACCACGTCTTTTACCATGGCACCACCTACTCGCCGCTGGTCGGCGACCAAGCCGCCCCGTGGCCCGGCTGGCTCTTTTATGCCTCGACCAACTTTGCCCCGTCGAACAGTTGGTGGCCGCAGGTGCAGGGCCTGAACCAGTACATCGCGCGGTGCCAGTCTGTGTTACAGGCGGGTCGGCCCGACAACGAACTGCTGGTCTACTGGCCTATTTATGACGTGTGGCACGATGCGCACGGCATGGAGTACCAGATCGGCGTGCACGACGTGGACGAGTGGCTGCACCCAACGCCCTTCTACCAACTCGCCAGGCAGCTGACCGACCGGGGCTATAGCCTCGACTTTGCGTCGGATCTTCAACTGGAACAGGCCCGAGTGGTGAACGGCAACGTGCGCGTGGCCGATGGGGGGGGCGACTACGCGGTGCTGGTGCTGCCGAAAAGCGAACACCTGCCGGTCGAAACGTTCGAACAAGCGATGCGACTGGCCCGCGAAGGGGCGACCGTGGTGTTACAGGCTTTGCCGCAGGAAGTGCCGGGACTGCACCAGCTTGACGAACGGCGCCAGCAATTGCAACAACGTGTACGGGAGCTGTCGTTTACCGCCGGTACCAACGGCGTGCAGGAGGCGCAGGTGGGCGAAGGGCGCGTGGTGCTGACCGCGCAAGTAGAATCCACCCTGCCGACCTTGGGACTAAACCGAGAAACCCTGACTGATTTGGGGTTGAAATTCATTCGTCGGAAAATCGACGGCGGCACTTACTACTACGTGGTGAACCATACCCCCGACGCGGTCAATCAAGTGGTCACGCTCACTACGGCCGCGCAGGCAGTGACGATGCTGGACCCCCAGTCGGGTGCTTACGGCACGGTGCCGGTGCAAACCGGTGGGCAGGGCACGCAAGTAAGGTTGCAACTCGCGCCCGGCGAGGCGATGATTCTCCGGACTGCCGATCAGCCCCGGGGAGATGCACCCGTCTGGGCTTACGTCACCGAGACGGGAACCGCCCAACCTTTGAATGGACCATGGACATTGCGCTTTACCGAGGGCGGCCCCGAACAACCCAAGGACCAGAGCCTGAGTTCGCTTATGTCCTGGACGGAACTTAACGATCCCGACGCCGGACGGTTTTCGGGATGTGCAGAATACAGCACCACGTTCGAGTGGTCGCCCGAAGAAGGGGTCGACGACTACCGCTTGCAGTTGGGAAACGTGCGGGAAAGCGCCCGGGTATGGCTCAACGGCGAAGAGGTCGGCGTGTTGTGGAGCCTTCCGTTTCAGGCACGTGTCGGGCCGTTCCTAAAAAAGGGCACCAATACGTTGAAAATCGAGGTGTGCAACCTGATGGCCAACCGCATCCGCGACATGGACCGGCGGGGTGTCGAGTGGAAGAAATACCACGAAATCAACTTCGTCAACATCAACTACAAATCGTTCGACGCCTCCGACTGGGCGCCGCAGCCGTCGGGGTTGCTGGGGCCGGTAACGTTGCAACCCCTCCGGCACACGCCGAACCATCCCTGA
- a CDS encoding SGNH/GDSL hydrolase family protein: protein MSETHSSNRRHFLRNATLGGALALSLPEIVTAAMAPTATQKVSLQKGDVILFQGDSITDAGRDKEKMDANNDVALGRGYAFMAGSQLLYQAPELTLTIYNKGISGNKVYQLADRWDTDALNLKPTVLSILIGVNDFWHMINGNYDGDLDKYRNDYIALLERTKKALPNVRLIIGEPFAVPNVKAVTDQWYPEFPKYQEAARDIAKQFNATLIPYQDVFDQAQKQAPASYWTPDGVHPSVAGAQLMAHAWLKAVKA, encoded by the coding sequence ATGTCCGAGACACATTCCTCCAACCGTCGTCACTTTCTGCGCAACGCTACTTTGGGCGGCGCGCTTGCCCTGAGTCTTCCCGAAATTGTTACCGCTGCCATGGCCCCGACCGCTACGCAAAAAGTGTCGCTTCAGAAAGGCGATGTCATTCTGTTTCAGGGCGATTCCATCACGGACGCCGGGCGCGACAAGGAAAAAATGGACGCCAACAACGACGTGGCCCTCGGGCGCGGCTACGCTTTTATGGCCGGTTCGCAGTTGCTGTACCAGGCACCGGAGCTGACCCTGACTATCTACAACAAAGGCATCAGCGGCAACAAGGTGTACCAGCTGGCCGACCGCTGGGATACCGACGCACTGAACCTGAAGCCGACCGTGCTGAGCATCCTGATCGGGGTGAACGATTTCTGGCACATGATCAACGGCAATTACGACGGCGATCTGGACAAATACCGGAACGATTACATCGCGCTGCTGGAACGTACCAAAAAGGCCCTGCCCAACGTGCGGCTGATCATCGGCGAACCGTTTGCGGTACCGAACGTCAAGGCCGTTACCGACCAGTGGTACCCCGAGTTTCCGAAATACCAGGAGGCAGCCCGCGACATCGCGAAGCAATTCAACGCCACCCTGATTCCGTACCAGGACGTGTTCGATCAGGCCCAGAAACAAGCGCCAGCCTCTTACTGGACGCCCGACGGCGTGCATCCGTCCGTGGCCGGGGCGCAACTGATGGCCCACGCCTGGCTCAAAGCCGTGAAGGCGTAA
- a CDS encoding alpha/beta hydrolase family protein — translation MKTFFLYLLLVGVLVETTWAQDLTGTWQGALSVQGQSLPLVVHLKPVDGGYTGTLDSPKQNAFGLAISSVELNQKRLTLGLTALGASYEGTLVTADSLAGTWKQGGASFPLNLKRTDTEVGESRKPQEPKPPFLYESKDVSFQNAVAHLQLAGTLTLPKGAGPFPAVVLVSGSGPQNRDEEIFGHKPFAVLADYLTRHNIAVLRYDDRGQGQSQGDFATATTEDFATDAAAAFAFLKQQAKIDPTRVGIVGHSEGGLIAPMLAAQDTTVAFLVLLAAPGVATDDLMLQQSILISEASGAAPQEIEQQVQLNRQLFNILKSNDEPEALLEQMTELVDAEAKRRAGGDEATEAALKQQMTRALAPTMSPWFRYFINLNPRPTLMQVTCPVLALNGEKDLQVPAGPNLKALADALKSSGNTRVTTRELPGLNHLFQTAQTGLPAEYGQLEETFAPVALETIADWINGLAQQTYGVKE, via the coding sequence ATGAAAACCTTCTTTTTGTACCTACTGCTCGTGGGAGTCCTGGTGGAGACCACCTGGGCTCAAGACCTGACCGGCACCTGGCAGGGGGCATTGAGCGTGCAGGGCCAGTCGCTGCCGTTGGTGGTGCACCTCAAACCGGTCGACGGAGGCTACACCGGGACGCTCGACAGCCCGAAACAGAATGCCTTCGGCCTGGCGATCTCTTCTGTGGAGTTGAACCAAAAGCGACTCACGCTGGGCCTGACCGCCCTGGGTGCGAGCTACGAGGGCACGCTGGTCACGGCCGATTCGCTGGCAGGCACGTGGAAACAGGGCGGCGCTTCCTTTCCGCTGAACCTGAAGCGTACCGATACGGAGGTGGGGGAAAGTCGGAAGCCGCAGGAGCCGAAGCCACCGTTTCTGTACGAAAGCAAAGACGTGAGTTTTCAGAATGCCGTTGCCCACCTGCAACTGGCGGGCACGCTGACCCTGCCGAAAGGGGCGGGGCCTTTTCCGGCGGTGGTGCTGGTGAGTGGCTCCGGACCGCAGAACCGCGACGAGGAGATTTTCGGACACAAGCCCTTCGCCGTACTGGCCGATTACCTGACCCGGCATAACATCGCGGTGTTGCGCTACGACGACCGCGGGCAGGGCCAGTCGCAGGGCGATTTTGCGACCGCCACCACAGAAGACTTCGCGACCGATGCGGCAGCGGCGTTTGCGTTTCTGAAGCAACAGGCGAAGATCGATCCCACGCGCGTCGGCATCGTCGGGCACAGCGAAGGCGGCCTCATTGCGCCGATGTTAGCGGCGCAGGATACGACGGTGGCGTTTCTGGTGTTGCTGGCCGCGCCCGGCGTGGCGACCGACGACCTGATGTTGCAGCAGTCCATTCTGATCAGCGAAGCCAGTGGTGCCGCCCCGCAGGAGATCGAGCAGCAGGTGCAACTGAACCGGCAACTCTTCAACATCCTGAAATCGAACGACGAGCCCGAAGCGCTGCTGGAACAGATGACCGAACTGGTCGATGCCGAGGCCAAGCGGCGTGCCGGAGGCGACGAAGCCACCGAGGCGGCTCTGAAGCAGCAGATGACCCGGGCCCTCGCGCCGACGATGTCGCCCTGGTTCCGTTACTTCATCAACCTCAACCCCCGTCCCACGCTGATGCAGGTCACGTGTCCGGTACTGGCGCTCAACGGCGAAAAAGACCTCCAGGTGCCTGCGGGTCCGAACCTGAAAGCTCTGGCCGATGCCCTGAAAAGTAGCGGCAATACGCGCGTCACCACCCGGGAGCTGCCGGGACTGAATCACCTGTTCCAGACCGCCCAAACCGGTCTCCCGGCCGAGTACGGGCAGCTGGAAGAAACCTTTGCACCGGTTGCGTTAGAAACCATCGCCGACTGGATCAACGGCCTGGCTCAGCAGACGTACGGCGTGAAGGAGTAA
- a CDS encoding diacylglycerol kinase family protein: MIQFAKTLRSFRFAAGGIHWLFRYENNARVHLLAALVVIGVGFWLRISRTDWLWLLLAIALVWTAEMFNTALEKVVDLVSPEYHPLAGQAKDLAAGAVLLTALFAVVVGVLVLGPYVVDVFA, translated from the coding sequence ATGATTCAATTCGCTAAAACGCTCCGCAGTTTCCGTTTCGCTGCCGGCGGCATCCACTGGCTCTTTCGCTACGAAAACAACGCCCGCGTCCACTTGCTGGCCGCGCTGGTGGTGATCGGGGTCGGCTTTTGGCTGCGCATTTCGCGCACCGACTGGCTCTGGCTGCTGCTGGCCATTGCGCTGGTCTGGACGGCCGAGATGTTCAACACCGCCCTCGAAAAAGTAGTCGACCTCGTCTCGCCCGAGTACCATCCGCTGGCCGGGCAGGCCAAAGACCTCGCTGCCGGTGCGGTGCTGCTGACCGCCCTCTTTGCCGTGGTGGTAGGCGTCCTGGTGCTGGGACCGTATGTGGTGGACGTATTTGCGTAG
- a CDS encoding DUF2089 family protein — MPKKLPLKCPSCETTLKVESLQCTQCATRVVGLFDLPLLTRLSPDDQRFVVLFLKASGSLKEMAKQLGYSYPTVRNMLDDLIARIHTLESETNPSNE; from the coding sequence ATGCCCAAAAAACTTCCGCTGAAATGTCCGAGTTGTGAAACTACGTTGAAGGTGGAAAGTCTGCAGTGTACGCAGTGCGCTACGCGGGTGGTGGGTTTGTTCGATTTGCCCCTGTTGACGCGGCTCAGTCCCGACGATCAGCGTTTTGTGGTGCTGTTCCTGAAGGCAAGCGGCAGTTTGAAAGAGATGGCCAAGCAGCTGGGCTACAGTTACCCGACCGTGCGCAACATGCTGGACGACCTCATTGCCCGCATCCACACGCTGGAATCTGAAACCAATCCTTCGAACGAATGA
- the creD gene encoding cell envelope integrity protein CreD, whose protein sequence is MNNFFERLNEWVRTSVTIRMLSVAFLILLLLIPASMIESLIREREMRQQDVIREISSKWSGPQTLTGPILSIPYDAYERANDGKMVKVTQWAHFLPESQAVTGQLAPQTRRRGLYEAVVYNAQLQFAGRFPSPDFSELGIAPDQVHWNDALVAVGISDMRGIEKEIQLQWAGQTYALNSGIETRDVLPGGASVKVRVAEGAGRYEYRFDLELKGSQSVFFVPVGRETNVTLQSDWPTPSFDGAFLPAERDVTETGFQAKWHVLHLNRQYPQQWKGSAYHLATEASPRYGIEPALQQSDQAAFGVHLLVPVDQYQKSMRTAKYAIMLIALTFVVFFFIEILTRRNIHPIQYILVGLALCVFYTLLLSLSEQIGFNAAYAVAALATIGLITAYVSSIFKNGRLTALMAGILTVLYGFIFVVLQLEDYALLLGSIALFVLLAVLMWLTRRIDWYQFGKKPPQEELA, encoded by the coding sequence ATGAATAACTTCTTCGAGCGCCTCAACGAGTGGGTGCGCACTTCCGTCACTATCCGCATGTTGTCGGTGGCCTTTCTGATTCTGCTGCTCCTGATTCCGGCGAGCATGATCGAATCCCTGATCCGCGAACGGGAGATGCGGCAACAGGACGTGATTCGGGAAATCAGCAGCAAGTGGAGCGGGCCCCAGACCCTCACCGGACCGATTCTTTCCATTCCCTACGACGCCTACGAGCGTGCCAACGACGGTAAAATGGTGAAGGTGACGCAATGGGCGCACTTTCTGCCGGAAAGCCAGGCGGTGACGGGCCAGTTAGCCCCCCAAACCCGCCGCCGGGGCCTCTACGAAGCGGTGGTGTACAACGCGCAGCTCCAGTTTGCCGGCCGTTTCCCATCCCCCGATTTCAGCGAACTGGGCATCGCGCCCGACCAAGTGCATTGGAACGACGCTCTGGTGGCGGTAGGCATCAGCGACATGCGAGGCATTGAAAAGGAGATTCAGCTGCAGTGGGCCGGTCAAACCTACGCGCTGAATTCCGGTATAGAAACGCGCGACGTGCTACCGGGGGGAGCCAGCGTAAAAGTGCGGGTCGCCGAGGGTGCGGGACGTTACGAGTACCGGTTCGACCTGGAACTGAAGGGCAGCCAGTCCGTTTTCTTCGTCCCTGTCGGGCGGGAAACGAACGTGACGCTGCAATCCGACTGGCCGACGCCCAGCTTCGACGGCGCCTTTTTGCCTGCCGAACGGGACGTGACGGAGACCGGCTTTCAGGCGAAGTGGCACGTGCTGCACCTCAATCGGCAGTATCCGCAACAGTGGAAGGGGAGTGCCTATCACCTCGCCACAGAAGCTTCTCCTCGCTATGGTATAGAACCTGCGTTGCAGCAATCGGATCAGGCCGCCTTCGGGGTACACCTGCTGGTGCCGGTCGATCAGTACCAGAAGTCGATGCGGACGGCCAAGTACGCCATCATGTTGATCGCCCTCACGTTTGTCGTTTTCTTTTTCATCGAAATCCTCACCCGCCGCAACATCCACCCCATCCAGTACATCCTTGTCGGGCTGGCGCTGTGTGTGTTCTACACGCTGCTGCTGTCGCTTTCCGAACAAATCGGTTTCAACGCGGCCTATGCCGTAGCGGCGCTGGCAACCATTGGGCTGATCACCGCCTACGTCAGCAGCATCTTCAAAAATGGGCGCCTCACCGCGCTCATGGCCGGTATCCTGACGGTGTTGTACGGCTTCATCTTCGTCGTGCTGCAGCTGGAAGACTACGCCCTGTTGCTCGGCAGCATCGCGCTGTTCGTGTTGCTGGCCGTCCTGATGTGGCTCACCCGCCGCATTGACTGGTACCAGTTCGGCAAGAAGCCACCGCAGGAAGAACTGGCGTAG